The genomic interval CCACGAGCCCATGAGCCGTCCAGTCATAGGTCTGGTCCCATCCCTGATACGTGAGGTATTGAGCGATCTTCCTTACGTTCTCTGAATTCTCAAGGTGACTGGCTATGTAGAATTTCATCGCCCCTCCCATCCTATTCTTTTTGATGTCGCAGAATGTTCGGAATTTGTAACTTTGCTCCGTTTTTCGGCCATGACTTGACTGTAATAATTCCCAATCTCTCCCTGAAACATCGGATGTCCGGCAGGGGCATTTCGCCAAAGAGCGAGCATGGATTCATAGTCCATGCTGTCGATTTTATTTTTCATTGAATCATCAATCATAAATCCTCTCAATCTTCCTCTATATTGGTTTGGCTCATCAATAGCGAATCCATCATCCGGTTCATTTCAGCGATTGATTTATAATCGCCGACTTTATACCAGCTTAGATTCTCTCCGCGACATTCCTTTATTAACTTTCTCAGTTCATCCCTTCTGAATATACGGAATCCCGCGTTGAGAAGTTTGCGCCTATCGATCATTGTGAGCATCTCTCGCCTCCTTAAACCTTTTCATTGGTTCACCCCCTGATCCTTTTATCGATGAGCGCTTGCCAGTTGCGCGTGAGCTCGTTTTTCCTTGGTCGGTGCAAGAGCAGAAGCAGAATGCCCACAACGAGGAACAAGAAAGAGATGGGTAAGAGCTGTAGAATCATAAACTCCCTCCATAAGGTCGAGAATGTAGTCCGCGAGAATGATCTCCTGGATCGCGGCGATCGTGCGCGAGGAAAGAGGCTTTTCGCCGGGCGGGTTATTCCGGCGCTGAGCATCACCATTCGTATTCAAGGTCACTATATTGGCATGGCTCATGGCTTAGCCTCTCACGAAGAAGTGCGCCCATTTCTTTGAATGGTCGCCGTATTCCCTGGTTAAAAAATTGAAGTCCGCTACCGGGAAGTAGACATTGTTTCCATCCGGGTTCTGATATTTAGAGAAGTAATTACCATACGGGTCATCGATGATAATCTTGATGACCCGTGGGAGATCGATATCCCCGGGTTCCTGGCATGCGTCCACGTCGTCCTGTTCGGAAGTGAATCCGACAACGGTGACGATGTGGCCGTAGCTGGTAAAACGTCCGCAGACATTGACCGCGCATTGCGCGGCCGCGATGTTGAAGAGAATCTCCTGAATCGAGGCATCAACCCGGAAGATATCTGCCGTGCGCCCCACAAGTCTGTTCACTCCCCAGGCGAGCATGTCGTGTACGTGCCGGGGATGATAGCCCTGCGTTACCGCCCATGGGTATTCCTTGCGCATCTTCTCCCAGGATTCGGGAGATTCCATGAACCGAGTCAGGTGTTCTTCGGGCTGCATACCAAAGGGATAGTTAAATCGGATGCCGCTCGAGAGGAGCGCGTTGATCGACGCGGTGGTATTGCAGGTACCGTGCGGATCGGTCGGATTGTCCCGCTGAGTCTGATATTCCTTATCCTTGGAAATGTTGATCGTTTTCACTTCTGGTCCTCCTTGAGTTTGCGTTTTAAGATGCCTTTCTGAATCTCGATGAGCTTAATGGCGTCATCGGAAGTCAGCAGCCGGTAAGGCTTCTTGAATTGACGACGGCAGAATCGATCCATTGTTTCGGCTTCGAATTTTCCGTATGCCTGGATGGACATGGCGACAATCTTTCCCCGCTGCTCGGGAGTCATGAGGTTATGAATGTTATCTCCATGGACGAGATGATTATGCCGCGTCCCCTGGCGGGCGCTCCATTTTCGAAGCTCTCCCTTGAGGGTCTGAATAAGCAGCCCGGCCTCGGAATCGTTCATATCGCTCAAATGCTCTTTGCCGCAGACCGAGTGCTGGATGGTATGACGTGCGAGCTCATCCAGACCCAGCCTGGTGCAAAGGTAAAAAATATGCCGCCTGTTCTGCGCCGAGATCATGCCGACTTGGCCTTCTGCAAATCGATGTTCACGGCGTCGATATCGGTCTCGTAGAAGAAGGTGTCCTCGGCGATCCGCGTAATCCCGAACTTAGCCAGGATGTCGTCCGAAAACTTGCGGAGCTTCGTCTTCTGAATCTTTGGCTCGCGCACGATCGCGTCATCAATACCGAGCTTCCTGGCCAGGTTCTTTTTGCTGATCTCGATCGCCTCGATGGTTTTCGCTTCATCTTCAATATTGATCGAAGTGCTTCTGCGATACCCGAACGAGCCGAAAGTCACAGCGAGCGAGCGCCGGGCGTTCTTTTCTTCCGGGAAAAGGTCGTCCTTGTTCGCCTCGGCGTACGGCACCAGGAGCGCCTCGAGCTTTTCGATCCGCTCACGATACGGGCGGCCGTCCTGCTCGGCGCGCGCCTGGATGAGCTTGATATCCTCGGCAGCGGGAGTATCGATCTTCGCGAGCTCCAGCTGACAGAGTGCTATGTCACGCAGCACCTCGTTCGCGTCCTCGATGCTCGCGACCTTTGCGACTTCGGGTTTTTGCCTCATCTATTATCCTCCTTGTGGTTTATAGTGCCTTGCTAATGGGGCCGATGGATTTATGGACGTACCGGCTCATGAGGTCGTCCAGCCTGTCGTTGTTCCCCTTGTAATTACCTTTCTCGTATTGATGCACGGTAGCCGGGGATATCTTCTCGCCGGTGGTCTCCTCGATTTCCTTCGCCTTGCGCCGGTAACTTTTATCCATCGCGGCAAGGGCTTCCCTGATAGCCAGGGAGAAGTAATCGTTCACCATCTCCTCGGTGATTTTCTTCTGATCGAGATCAGAGCGCATCTCGTCGAGTTCTTCATAGGCAGTGATAACCGCGAGCGGTGTTTTCTTGGTACGCTTGAGGAACGTATCCAGAGCCTTTTCCGTGAACAGAGCGTGGTTCTCGATGAAGAGCGCTTTCTCCTTAGCGGTTAAATCGCTCATCTGAAGGCGCTTGAAACGCGGCCGGAGCTCGTCGTCGGCGATCCTGTCCTTGAGCGAGGGCTGTCCGAAGAGGATGATGGAGAAGAGCCGATCCTTCATTCCGAAGCCGAGCTCATGCAGCTTCTTGAGTCCCCTGAGCGTGCTCTTGTGTAGATCCTGCGCCTCGTCGATCGCGAGGATAATATCGGACCCCGAATCTCCGAGGATGCGTCTGAGCTGCCGGCGTCGTGCTTCGGAATCATGGCGGGGACCTTCACCCGAGATGTCCTGGATGATGGCGCTCATAATCTGCGTGATGTTGCGCACGCCCTCTGACATGGGCGTCACGTCGATGATGGCGTAGGAACCCTTCTTTTCCTCGAGGGCTCCAATCACCTGGCGCTTGATGTGGGTCTTGCCGCTTCCCTTTTCGCCGATCACGGCGCCGATCCCCTTGCGGCCGATCGTGTCCCGGATGAATCGTTCGGCGGAAAGAAAATTCATCGTCTTTACATTGGTCATAAAGCTCGCACCTCCCGTACGGTATCTGTAATGATCTCCAGTATTTCGGAGAATCTTTCGGGCGGCACTTCGCCGTCCATTTCTATCATGGCGCCGAAAAGCATGGTGATCTTCTCGGCGGTATCATGCGGCAGCGTGTTCTTTGAAAATCCGGTCGAGCGATACACCCGCAGCCAGGCGCTTTCGACTGTCGCGATGACCGGCACGTCCAGGGGCGTCGATACATCCACCGCGGCGCCCTTACGGTCGAAGAGCACAATGTTCTCCGGCAGCGTCTCAGCAAAATGCTCGGGCTTTATGACACCCCGCAAGCGCTTGCCTTCGATCTTTATTGAATCCAGCGCGCGATCGTACACGGTCTTCTCGATTCCCTTGTACTCGCCCATCATCCGCTGCTGGTGCGCCGTCCCCTTGAGCTCATAGGTGTTCCCGTGCTTGTCCACCGCCTTCATGATGCCGTCCAGGAGCGTGTAGATCGCGACGCGCTGGTCGTTCAGCATGCGGGATACGTAGTATTCCTGGCCCTCAATGGACACGCGGCCACGTACGTCGACCTTGCGTTCGATCATGGTATAGCCGAGCCGCCCGCGCAGGGTTTCGTCGAACTCCCGGAGCAGCCCGGGGGTCTTGTGGATCTCCATCCACTTCGTGAAGTACCCCTTCTTTATGTTGTCCGCCGTGATCATCTTCTGGGTGATCTCTCGGTAGCGCTCAATGGAGTCGGGCCTTTCGAAGGCGAAGCAGCGTTCGATCGTGTTTTTATAATGCCCGATCCTGGACTCGACCCGCCCCTTTGCGCGGGGATTGCCTGGAATGTGGGACCATATCTTTATTCCAAGGGGCTCGAAGATGTCCTTTAACTGCTGAGAATGCAGAGCGCTGCCTCTGTCGCAGTAGATGTTCTGAGGTATTCCCCTGAACGGATTCTGCGGATCGGACTTCGCACTCATGGCGTCCATGAGAAAGTTCATCACCAGGTAATTCGATTCTCCCGGCGATACATAGGCGTTCACCCAATAGGCGCTGGAGAAGAGGTCGACCACGCAGCCGATAAAAACCTTTCGGTATCCTTTCTTGGTGAGGAGCTCCTCGCGGTGATTCTTGTCGGTGAGGATCCCGGTTGTGTCCATGACGAGCTTGTCGCTCCGGGAAAGGTAGAATATTTCCGAGACGGAGAAGTCGAGGAACATCCATTTGTTCGGTTCGTCGGTCGCGAGTTCCACGCCGGTGGAGGCGAGATAGTTCCTGATCTGCCTGTAGGTGAATCCGTGCCAGTCGAGCCAGCGGTTCATCGTGGACGTCGGGATCCCATAGCGAATCTCCCCGGCATTGAAGAGCGCCCGCACGCAGCTCGCGGTGTCAGCTGTCTTTCCGTTCTTGGTGGCCGCCGCCATCTTCATCGCCGACACCCGCGACGCCGCGAGCGCGCATTCTTCCGCCGTCATGTCTTTATAGCGCGGCTTTCGGCGATCCTTGCGGTACGCGTCGGCGCGTCCGTTCCCATTCGGAATCTCCTTGAAAGCCCGATAGAAGGTGGAGGGATGGACGCCGATCCCCGAGGCGAGCTCGTCCACGTAGTCCCCGCGCTCCTTATGCGAGAGCTTTTTCCAGTGCTCGTAGTAGGTATAAATTTCGATGAGGGAAAGTTTCATCTGCGCGCTCCCGCTATCGCCTTGACGCCGTCGCGATACGGCCCGAGCATGCCGCCGTGGACGGACTCCAGGTCCAGGAGGTGCCTCGCCGTGACGATGGCGAATCCCTCGATGTCGGCCAGGACGTCTTTGTTGGCGTCGTCTATCGTGATCTGCGCGAGGCGCATGAATGCCGCGTGAATGTTCGCCTGGGCTTCCATGACCTTGGAGCGGGCTTCCCTGGTGCGCGAGATGCGCTTGTGGAATTCCTTCTCCTCGACGGGGAAATTGAGCATCTTGTTCACGTCGGTGAGCTCGTTCTTGAGCGCGTTTACTTCGGATTCGTGCTCTTCTTTGAGCTCCTCGAAATTGGTTTTTAGCTTCGAGTGCTTGAGCTTCTCGGCGCGTAGCGCTTTCTCCACCTCCTTGACTTTGACCGCGCCGATCTCGTCTACCGTGATCTGGCTTCCATCCGCGAGCGTGAGGACCTTGTTGTCGAGTATCTCCTTCTTCTGGTCCTCGGTGAGCCGGGAAATCATGTCGAGCCGTGAGACCCCCAGGTGCGCGAATTCCGCGAGCCGCCCGCCGAAGGTTTTGCCGATGCGCTCGATCTGCTGTACCGTCGAGAGCGACATTCCAAAGCAAACCCTGGCGGCGTCCTCCCTCGTGAGCCCCAGGTACAGATACAACTTGTCGCCGAAAAACTCGTTGATGAGTTCGGTCATCAGGAGCAGTTCGTTCTGCACCCTTGCGATGATTCCCAGGGCCCTGCCGATTTTCTCCGGATCGCCGGGGAGCGTCTCCCCCGTGTCGTCGTCGATTATCTTTTCCGGGAGCTCGAAGCCCAGCTTCTTTACCAGCTCATTTTGCAGCGCCATAGATCTTCTCCTGTTCCTTGGTTATCTCGAGCCGCGCGAACGCCGACTGATATCTCGCCCCCGTTTCCAGAACAAGCCGCGAGAGCATATAGCCGCCGTTCACGCGTGTGACGATCTTCTTCCGCGTGAGGTACCGGAGATTCCGGTACGCCGTGGATAACGGCACCCCGGCTTTTTGCGCGAGCTCCTCGGCCTTCCAGGGACTCACCCTGTCGGCGCCCGTGAGCATGTGATACAGCAATGAAAGCGCCGTCATATCTCGACCCTCGCGGTGCCGTGGGGGCGGTCCTTTTCGGGGGAGAGCTTGCTGATTACGCGGCCGTAAGGGTCCACCATGTAGACGTCGTTTCCCTCGACCTTGATGAAA from Spirochaetota bacterium carries:
- a CDS encoding transposase, with the translated sequence MKLSLIEIYTYYEHWKKLSHKERGDYVDELASGIGVHPSTFYRAFKEIPNGNGRADAYRKDRRKPRYKDMTAEECALAASRVSAMKMAAATKNGKTADTASCVRALFNAGEIRYGIPTSTMNRWLDWHGFTYRQIRNYLASTGVELATDEPNKWMFLDFSVSEIFYLSRSDKLVMDTTGILTDKNHREELLTKKGYRKVFIGCVVDLFSSAYWVNAYVSPGESNYLVMNFLMDAMSAKSDPQNPFRGIPQNIYCDRGSALHSQQLKDIFEPLGIKIWSHIPGNPRAKGRVESRIGHYKNTIERCFAFERPDSIERYREITQKMITADNIKKGYFTKWMEIHKTPGLLREFDETLRGRLGYTMIERKVDVRGRVSIEGQEYYVSRMLNDQRVAIYTLLDGIMKAVDKHGNTYELKGTAHQQRMMGEYKGIEKTVYDRALDSIKIEGKRLRGVIKPEHFAETLPENIVLFDRKGAAVDVSTPLDVPVIATVESAWLRVYRSTGFSKNTLPHDTAEKITMLFGAMIEMDGEVPPERFSEILEIITDTVREVRAL
- a CDS encoding DUF1018 domain-containing protein, translated to MISAQNRRHIFYLCTRLGLDELARHTIQHSVCGKEHLSDMNDSEAGLLIQTLKGELRKWSARQGTRHNHLVHGDNIHNLMTPEQRGKIVAMSIQAYGKFEAETMDRFCRRQFKKPYRLLTSDDAIKLIEIQKGILKRKLKEDQK
- a CDS encoding ATP-binding protein, with the protein product MTNVKTMNFLSAERFIRDTIGRKGIGAVIGEKGSGKTHIKRQVIGALEEKKGSYAIIDVTPMSEGVRNITQIMSAIIQDISGEGPRHDSEARRRQLRRILGDSGSDIILAIDEAQDLHKSTLRGLKKLHELGFGMKDRLFSIILFGQPSLKDRIADDELRPRFKRLQMSDLTAKEKALFIENHALFTEKALDTFLKRTKKTPLAVITAYEELDEMRSDLDQKKITEEMVNDYFSLAIREALAAMDKSYRRKAKEIEETTGEKISPATVHQYEKGNYKGNNDRLDDLMSRYVHKSIGPISKAL